From one Esox lucius isolate fEsoLuc1 chromosome 11, fEsoLuc1.pri, whole genome shotgun sequence genomic stretch:
- the LOC105027792 gene encoding hsp90 co-chaperone Cdc37, with translation MTSRIDYSVWDHIEVSDDEDDTHPNIDTPSLFKWRHEARVERMEQFMKAGEDLEKGLAEARRKLTEAQKKTKNLSSSATDDAKAELSKAQAEEKKLKKEERDWEKKLEDHRREEKKMPWNVDTLSKEGFSKSIMNIKPDVKEETEEQKEQKHKTFVEKYEKQIKHFGMLKRWDDSQKYLSDNPHLVCEETANYLVIMCIDLEVEEKKALMEQVAHQTIVMQFILELAKSLKVDPRGCFRQFFAKIKTADQQYQDAFNDELESFKERVRGRAKIRIERAMKEYEEEERQKRLGPGGLDPAEVYETLPEEMQKCFDEKDIAMLQTVITKMDPTEAKVHMKRCIDSGLWVPNSRTDEGDDKEEDATYEELNKEMGQQKIE, from the exons ATGACAAGTAGGATAGATTACAGCGTGTGGGACCACATTGAGGTTTCAGATGATGAAGATGACACTCATCCAAACATCGACACTCCCAGCCTTTTCAAATGGAGACACGAG GCACGTGTGGAACGAATGGAGCAGTTTATGAAAGCTGGTGAGGACCTGGAGAAGGGGCTGGCTGAAGCCAGGCGTAAGTTGACTGAAGCTCAAAAAAAGACGAAGAATCTGTCCAGTTCAGCCACGGACGACGCCAAAGCCGAGCTGAGTAAGGCGCAGGCTGAGGAAAAGAAACTTAAGAAAGAGGAGCGAGATTGGGAAAAGAAACTAGAGGACCACCGACGAGAGGAGAAGAAGATGCCATGGAATGTGGACACCCTGTCCAAAGAGGGCTTCAGCAAG AGCATTATGAACATTAAGCCTGATGTGAAGGAGGAGACTGAAGAACAAAAGGAGCAGAAACACAAGACCTTTGTAGAGAAGTATGAGAAACAGATCAAGCACTTTG GTATGTTGAAGCGCTGGGACGACAGCCAGAAATACTTATCGGACAACCCTCATCTGGTGTGTGAGGAAACCGCCAACTACCTGGTCATAATGTGCATTGACCTGGAGGTGGAAGAG AAAAAAGCTCTAATGGAGCAGGTTGCCCATCAGACCATTGTGATGCAGTTCATCCTGGAGCTGGCTAAGAGTCTGAAGGTTGACCCCCGCGGCTGCTTTCGTCAGTTCTTTGCCAAGATAAag aCTGCCGACCAGCAGTATCAGGATGCCTTTAACGATGAGCTGGAGTCCTTCAAAGAGAGGGTGCGTGGCAGGGCCAAGATCCGCATTGAGAGGGCCATGAAAGAatatgaagaggaggagaggcagaAACGTCTGGGGCCTGGAGGACTTGACCCTGCCGAGGTGTACGAGACCCTTCCTGAG GAgatgcagaaatgttttgacGAGAAGGACATTGCCATGCTGCAGACTGTCATCACCAAGATGGACCCAACG GAGGCCAAAGTTCACATGAAGAGATGCATTGACTCAGGCCTTTGGGTTCCGAACTCGAGGACAGATGAGGGAGATGACAAGGAAGAAGACGCCACGTATGAAGAGCTGAACAAGGAGATGGGACAACAGAAGATAGAATGA
- the LOC114840287 gene encoding hemicentin-2-like isoform X2 gives MENYFLRWILKLCMLCTVLGEECSLELKPSRVVVGFGEPVTVSCEASRPVRVLGWESAIGAAHTQQDRSVQWKVDSLIDWIEEPICYGVFFTAPRQCEEKLNLILYKTPDSVTISSANHTGPMVEGTEYQLLCDVQNIAPVQYLTLKWYRGKTEVYNHSFSDLTPVTPVQVSSILLIAPTQADDGAQYRCVAQLEMGPEGPQPSPSVTSEPLNVSVHYPPSFLSPDTETVDMGLGYEITLNCTATGNPTPLYSWASSAPQEKMEDQPVLTSSYFLPGTYTCIASNKMGKKSKQFIIKTKSKGV, from the exons ATGGAAAACTACTTTCTAAGATGGATTCTAAAACTCTGCATGCTCTGCACTG TGTTAGGTGAGGAATGCTCCCTGGAGCTGAAACCATCCAGGGTAGTGGTGGGGTTTGGGGAGCCTGTAACGGTCAGCTGTGAGGCCTCTCGCCCAGTACGTGTCCTGGGCTGGGAGTCTGCCATTGGGGCAGCACATACCCAACAAGACCGCTCGGTCCAATGGAAGGTGGACAGTCTTATCGACTGGATCGAGGAGCCTATCTGCTATGGAGTCTTCTTCACTGCACCCAGACAGTGTGAGGAGAAACTCAACCTTATTCTATACA AGACACCAGACTCGGTCACCATAAGCTCAGCCAATCACACTGGTCCCATGGTGGAGGGGACAGAGTACCAGCTACTCTGCGATGTCCAGAACATTGCACCAGTTCAGTACCTCACCCTGAAGTGGTACAGGGGGAAGACGGAAGTTTACAACCACTCCTTCTCTGACCTGACCCCTGTCACCCCTGTCCAAGTATCCTCCATCCTTCTTATCGCCCCGACCCAAGCCGACGACGGCGCCCAGTACAGGTGTGTGGCTCAGCTGGAAATGGGACCGGAAGGACCACAGCCTTCTCCCTCTGTGACATCAGAGCCTCTCAATGTGTCTGTGCACT ACCCGCCATCCTTCCTCAGCCCTGACACTGAGACCGTGGACATGGGATTGGGGTACGAAATCACATTAAACTGCACGGCCACTGGAAACCCTACTCCTTTGTACAGCTGGGCGTCTTCAGCTCCCCAAGAAAAGATGGAAGACCAGCCCGTTCTCACCTCCTCCTACTTCCTTCCAGGAACCTACACCTGCATTGCCTCTAATAAGATGGGCAAGAAGAGTAAGCAGTTCATCATCAAGACTAAGTCTAAAG GTGTGTGA
- the LOC114840287 gene encoding hemicentin-2-like isoform X1 codes for MENYFLRWILKLCMLCTVLGEECSLELKPSRVVVGFGEPVTVSCEASRPVRVLGWESAIGAAHTQQDRSVQWKVDSLIDWIEEPICYGVFFTAPRQCEEKLNLILYKTPDSVTISSANHTGPMVEGTEYQLLCDVQNIAPVQYLTLKWYRGKTEVYNHSFSDLTPVTPVQVSSILLIAPTQADDGAQYRCVAQLEMGPEGPQPSPSVTSEPLNVSVHYPPSFLSPDTETVDMGLGYEITLNCTATGNPTPLYSWASSAPQEKMEDQPVLTSSYFLPGTYTCIASNKMGKKSKQFIIKTKSKGM; via the exons ATGGAAAACTACTTTCTAAGATGGATTCTAAAACTCTGCATGCTCTGCACTG TGTTAGGTGAGGAATGCTCCCTGGAGCTGAAACCATCCAGGGTAGTGGTGGGGTTTGGGGAGCCTGTAACGGTCAGCTGTGAGGCCTCTCGCCCAGTACGTGTCCTGGGCTGGGAGTCTGCCATTGGGGCAGCACATACCCAACAAGACCGCTCGGTCCAATGGAAGGTGGACAGTCTTATCGACTGGATCGAGGAGCCTATCTGCTATGGAGTCTTCTTCACTGCACCCAGACAGTGTGAGGAGAAACTCAACCTTATTCTATACA AGACACCAGACTCGGTCACCATAAGCTCAGCCAATCACACTGGTCCCATGGTGGAGGGGACAGAGTACCAGCTACTCTGCGATGTCCAGAACATTGCACCAGTTCAGTACCTCACCCTGAAGTGGTACAGGGGGAAGACGGAAGTTTACAACCACTCCTTCTCTGACCTGACCCCTGTCACCCCTGTCCAAGTATCCTCCATCCTTCTTATCGCCCCGACCCAAGCCGACGACGGCGCCCAGTACAGGTGTGTGGCTCAGCTGGAAATGGGACCGGAAGGACCACAGCCTTCTCCCTCTGTGACATCAGAGCCTCTCAATGTGTCTGTGCACT ACCCGCCATCCTTCCTCAGCCCTGACACTGAGACCGTGGACATGGGATTGGGGTACGAAATCACATTAAACTGCACGGCCACTGGAAACCCTACTCCTTTGTACAGCTGGGCGTCTTCAGCTCCCCAAGAAAAGATGGAAGACCAGCCCGTTCTCACCTCCTCCTACTTCCTTCCAGGAACCTACACCTGCATTGCCTCTAATAAGATGGGCAAGAAGAGTAAGCAGTTCATCATCAAGACTAAGTCTAAAG GTATGTAA
- the LOC114828769 gene encoding intercellular adhesion molecule 2 codes for MVKGFIGFLTLAVLMFTGGSTRPSCPLELNPPSVVVKYGDPVSVNCSTSCTDHEGMGWEATQGGTAFQLNAPNVTWIVDNLEDWTIKPMCYITTSTDQVTKTLPVILYKTPDNMSISLLDHFGPMLEGTEYRLQCDIQNVAPVQNLIVKWYKGNEFLLNVTYSNSTKTPVDVSPTLTITPSSDDDGAQYRCEAELDLGPEGPQPPPTVSSEPLNVTVYYPPTFLSSETEILSISVGEDISLNCTATGRPTPHYSWNSSLHIPNNPKNEALLTPPSELPGNYTCIASNQIGSISKLFIVILTPKGRITFWAFMLSALILASAIGIGYVFLKRKLGPNSLI; via the exons ATGGTGAAAGGATTTATTGGATTTTTGACGCTCGCTGTGTTGATGTTCACAG GTGGGTCCACACGTCCCTCCTGTCCCCTTGAACTCAACCCTCCCAGTGTGGTGGTGAAATATGGAGACCCAGTCTCAGTCAACTGCAGCACATCATGCACAGACCATGAGGGGATGGGCTGGGAGGCCACACAGGGAGGTACTGCATTTCAACTGAACGCCCCCAATGTCACCTGGATTGTGGATAACCTTGAAGATTGGACAATAAAACCTATGTGCTACATCACCACTAGTACCGACCAAGTTACTAAAACGCTTCCAGTCATTCTGTACA AGACACCAGACAACATGTCCATCTCTCTACTGGACCACTTTGGTCCGATGCTGGAGGGGACAGAATACCGTCTGCAGTGTGACATCCAGAACGTCGCTCCTGTACAGAACCTGATTGTCAAGTGGTACAAAGGGAATGAATTCTTATTAAATGTAACTTACAGTAACAGTACGAAGACACCAGTTGATGTGTCTCCGACCCTCACCATAACCCCcagtagtgatgatgatggagcTCAGTACAGATGTGAGGCAGAGCTGGACCTGGGACCAGAGGGACCACAACCTCCTCCCACAGTGTCTTCAGAACCTCTCAACGTCACTGTGTACT ACCCCCCAACCTTCTTGAGTTCTGAAACTGAAATCCTGAGCATCAGTGTAGGGGAAGACATCTCCTTAAACTGTACAGCTACTGGAAGGCCTACTCCTCATTACAGCTGGAATTCTTCACTTCACATTCCAAACAACCCAAAGAATGAGGCACTTCTAACCCCCCCTTCTGAGCTCCCAGGAAACTACACCTGCATTGCCTCAAATCAGATAGGCAGCATCAGCAAGCTGTTCATTGTGATTCTTACACCGAAAG GCCGCATAACCTTCTGGGCTTTCATGCTATCTGCACTGATCTTGGCCTCGGCCATTGGAATTGGCTATGTCTTCCTGAAAAGGAAACTAGGTCCCAACTCCCTCATCTAA